In Pedobacter africanus, a single window of DNA contains:
- the ligD gene encoding DNA ligase D, giving the protein MKIATYNINGINGRLANLLRWLDQAQPDVVCLQELKCETSRFPEKALTEAGYQAIWKGEKSWNGVAILSKDAIRELRNDLPGEDDSFTHSRYIEGFTFGVVIGCIYLPNGNPFPGPKFAYKLRWFSRLMEHGQTLLDTGLPVMLVGDYNVMPTELDTYKPQKYLNNALFRTEIRQAYADLLAQGWTDAIRELYPDKRIYTFWDYLRKAYERDAGLRLDHFLLNPELGARLKSSGVDKEVRGWEKSSDHAPVWIELREPNEVTEDKDSAVKKTKGKSTKKAEKSNHVSEKNSSVSEVDSLPEDVKALLDAAPVAELPRKIKAMKATQVDQPFHDDGWVYEIKWDGYRALAFVENGSAELVSRNNLVYDHFSPINELLGSWGLDIVLDGEIVVLDEIGSPNFVALQNWRSEKDLNLLFYVFDVLWYDGKLLTDYTLLERRSVLEAVLPKEDGLIRISHLFDADGVAFYETAKRMKLEGIIAKRAESVYTGDARSREWLKVKAKLRQEVVIAGYTRNEDSGKNFSALAVGVYDEAGVLRYIGKVGTGFNDIMQKELLRQFKPLETKVCPFDVEPDVDEPSRFRPRRLGAKPTWLLPELVCEVEFAEISRDGKLRQASFKGLREDKDPGDVVLEVPSVTDEVLEDFNEEVEVSVDEAAEADSDTTKVSATVKPSKSVRVKGVKRKMSTKPLLEGKNEISEKYIDGHVIKFTNLNKQYWPEDGITKRDMFNYYDQIAPYMVPYLVDRPMSLNRFPGGIHGQSFYQKNVAETAPEWAHTMPHTNEKGEEREYLLGHDRATLLWMATLSCIEMNPWFSRVGSPDNPDYCVIDLDPDKNTFEQVIEAAQVTKSVLDGMGVPSYVKTSGSTGIHIYVPLGAKYTYDQSQLFAEVVVKLVHRLLPSYTTLERMISNRGGKMYLDFLQNRPGATIAGVYSLRPKPGATVSMPLYWDEVKPGLTMRDFTIHNAVDRLREVGDLFTGVLGDGIDMVAAIGKARDTFG; this is encoded by the coding sequence ATGAAGATCGCAACCTATAACATTAACGGTATTAACGGGAGACTGGCAAACCTGCTTCGCTGGCTGGATCAGGCGCAGCCCGATGTCGTGTGTTTGCAGGAGCTGAAATGTGAAACTTCCCGCTTTCCGGAAAAAGCATTGACTGAGGCCGGGTATCAAGCGATTTGGAAGGGAGAGAAAAGCTGGAATGGGGTAGCGATTTTATCGAAAGATGCAATCCGGGAATTGCGTAATGACCTTCCGGGTGAAGATGATTCCTTTACACACAGCCGGTATATCGAGGGCTTTACCTTTGGGGTGGTGATTGGCTGCATTTATCTGCCCAACGGAAATCCTTTCCCCGGGCCAAAGTTTGCGTATAAGCTCCGGTGGTTTTCCAGGTTGATGGAACACGGGCAAACATTATTGGATACCGGCTTGCCGGTTATGCTGGTGGGTGATTACAATGTGATGCCGACTGAACTGGACACTTATAAACCGCAGAAGTATCTGAACAACGCGCTGTTCAGAACAGAAATCAGGCAGGCGTATGCGGATTTGCTTGCGCAGGGCTGGACGGATGCGATCCGGGAATTGTATCCCGATAAGCGGATCTATACGTTTTGGGATTATCTGAGAAAGGCGTACGAGCGGGATGCAGGTCTGCGGCTGGATCATTTTTTATTGAATCCAGAACTGGGTGCTCGACTTAAATCAAGCGGAGTCGATAAGGAAGTTCGCGGATGGGAAAAGTCCAGCGATCATGCGCCGGTATGGATTGAACTTAGAGAGCCTAACGAGGTTACTGAGGATAAGGATTCGGCTGTAAAGAAAACAAAGGGTAAGTCTACAAAGAAGGCTGAAAAATCAAATCATGTTTCTGAAAAGAATAGTAGTGTTTCAGAGGTGGATTCCTTACCTGAGGATGTTAAGGCATTGCTGGATGCGGCGCCTGTTGCTGAATTGCCTAGAAAGATTAAGGCGATGAAGGCTACGCAGGTCGATCAGCCTTTTCATGACGACGGCTGGGTCTATGAGATCAAATGGGATGGTTATCGTGCGTTGGCATTCGTAGAGAATGGGAGTGCGGAATTGGTCTCACGGAATAATTTGGTGTATGATCATTTTTCGCCCATCAATGAGCTGCTAGGCAGCTGGGGTCTGGATATTGTTTTGGATGGAGAAATTGTGGTACTGGATGAAATCGGCTCGCCCAATTTTGTGGCCTTGCAGAACTGGCGCAGTGAAAAGGATTTAAACCTGTTGTTTTATGTGTTTGACGTATTGTGGTATGATGGGAAGCTGTTAACCGATTACACGTTGCTGGAAAGGCGCTCAGTATTGGAGGCAGTGTTGCCCAAAGAGGATGGACTGATTCGAATCAGCCATCTTTTTGACGCGGATGGGGTCGCATTTTATGAGACAGCTAAACGCATGAAACTTGAAGGCATCATTGCCAAGCGGGCAGAAAGTGTATATACCGGTGATGCGCGTTCCAGAGAGTGGTTGAAAGTGAAAGCTAAGCTTCGCCAGGAAGTGGTGATCGCAGGGTATACGAGGAACGAAGATAGCGGAAAGAATTTTAGTGCTTTAGCAGTTGGTGTTTATGATGAGGCTGGGGTGCTAAGATATATCGGCAAAGTGGGAACGGGATTTAACGATATAATGCAAAAGGAACTATTGAGGCAGTTTAAGCCTTTGGAGACTAAGGTTTGCCCTTTTGATGTGGAACCGGATGTGGATGAACCTTCCAGGTTCCGGCCTAGGAGATTGGGTGCGAAACCGACATGGCTTTTACCTGAGCTGGTTTGTGAAGTTGAATTCGCAGAAATCAGCCGGGACGGTAAACTCCGGCAGGCGTCTTTTAAGGGATTGCGTGAGGATAAAGATCCTGGCGATGTAGTACTGGAAGTCCCTTCTGTAACTGATGAAGTGCTGGAGGATTTTAACGAAGAGGTAGAGGTAAGCGTCGATGAGGCAGCTGAAGCTGATTCGGATACTACTAAGGTTTCAGCTACTGTTAAACCTTCAAAGTCGGTAAGAGTGAAGGGCGTAAAACGTAAGATGAGCACGAAGCCTTTGCTGGAAGGTAAAAATGAAATATCCGAAAAGTATATTGATGGCCATGTCATCAAATTTACGAACCTGAACAAACAATACTGGCCGGAGGATGGGATCACCAAACGAGATATGTTCAACTACTACGATCAGATTGCCCCATATATGGTGCCTTACCTGGTGGACCGGCCGATGTCGCTGAACCGTTTTCCCGGAGGAATCCACGGGCAGAGTTTTTACCAGAAGAATGTGGCAGAGACGGCACCTGAGTGGGCGCATACCATGCCGCATACCAATGAAAAGGGAGAGGAGAGGGAATATTTATTAGGTCATGACCGCGCTACACTTTTATGGATGGCGACTTTAAGTTGCATTGAAATGAATCCATGGTTCAGCCGGGTCGGCTCGCCGGACAATCCGGATTATTGCGTGATTGATCTGGATCCGGATAAAAATACTTTCGAGCAGGTGATCGAGGCCGCCCAGGTGACCAAATCCGTATTGGATGGGATGGGGGTACCTTCGTATGTCAAAACTTCAGGGTCAACCGGGATTCACATTTATGTGCCACTGGGTGCAAAGTATACCTATGATCAGTCGCAGCTGTTTGCGGAGGTAGTAGTCAAGCTGGTGCACAGGCTATTGCCATCTTATACCACTTTGGAAAGGATGATTTCCAACCGTGGCGGCAAGATGTACCTGGACTTTTTACAGAACCGGCCCGGGGCAACGATTGCCGGGGTCTATTCACTTCGGCCTAAACCCGGGGCAACCGTATCAATGCCCTTGTATTGGGATGAAGTGAAGCCAGGACTGACCATGCGTGACTTTACGATCCATAATGCTGTTGACCGTTTACGTGAGGTTGGTGATTTGTTTACAGGGGTTTTAGGTGACGGAATAGATATGGTCGCCGCCATCGGAAAAGCACGGGATACTTTCGGATGA